GATTCGCGCTCTCCGGCTCCGCCCTCCTGTGGGTCCTCTTCGCCCTCGTCTTCCAGGGCCTCTTTACCTCGAACGAGACGAAAACCGCCGTCCCGCCCGGCCCCAACGTGGTGCTCATCCTGTCCGACGCCCTGCGGGCCGACGTCACCTCGCTCTACGGCGGGAAGGTGCCGACGCCGAACCTGGAGCGGCTGGCCGCGCGCGGGGTGACCTTCGAGCGGTGCTTCTCGACTTCGTGCTGGACCATCCCCGCCGTGACAGCCATGTTCACCGGCCTGGCCCCCGAGGTGACCGGCATGGACTCCTTCATTTCCCGCCTGCCCCGGCTCCCGTACCTGCCGGAACGGCTGGCGGACGCCGGTTACCGCACCTGGGCCATGATGGGTAACCCGCTCCTCTCTCCCAAGGCCGGCTTCGACCGAGGGTTCGACCGGTACCTCTCCTACGACGAGAACTTCTACGGCCAGGGCTTCCTCGGTGATTCCGGGGACTCCATATACAACGAGGTCGCCCTCGCTGTGAACCGGTTGCTGACGGACCTCGACCCCGAGGGCACCGTCGCCCTGGGGCCCCGCGACGCCCTCGAGATGCTCCGCTCCCTCGACCCCGCCGGCGGCGCGTTCCTCTACGTCCACCTCTTCGACCCCCACGCCCCCTACCGCCCGCCGGAGCGTTTACTCCCGGAAACGGGCTACGAGGGGCGATACGAAGAGGAGAGCCTGGACTTCCGCGACCACGCCGATGAGCTGACCGGGGAGGACCTGGCCCAGCTCAAGCGGCTCTACGAGGGCGAGGTGCGGCTGGTGGACGAGTTCCTCGGGCGGGCGCTGGACATCGCCGACGACCGGGGGCTGTGGGAGAACACCGCGTTCATTTTCCTTTCCGACCACGGGGAGGAGTTCATGGAGCACGGCGGGCTGACGCACTCAGGGGTAAACCTCCAGCACGAGCTGACCCACGTGCCGCTGGTCGTGTACTGGCCCGGCAGGCTCGATGGCGGGGGAAGGGTCACCGGGACGGTCTCGCTCTGCGACCTTTTCCCCACCGTCTTAGATGGTCTGGGCCTGGAAGGCGAGATGGAACCGGGCGACGGCCGGAGCCTCTTCGAGCCCGTCCCGCGGGACCGCGCGGTTTTCGCCCAGCGCTGCCTGGACGAATGCGGCCGGTCCTTCGATTCCGACTTCGTGGTTCGCGGGGGGGTCGCGCTCTTCGTCAACCGGACGTCGGGCGTCCGCGAGCTGTACCTGGACTACCCCGACCACACCGGGAACGCGCTGATCGGGCACCGGGAGCTGGCGGAGCGGATGGAGCTTCTGTTGGACGAGTGGCACTCCGAGAATGACGCGCTCTCCGAGCGCCTCGGCGCGGTGAGGGCCGGGGGGACCGTGGACCCCGCCCAATTGGAGAAGCTGCGCTCCCTGGGCTATCTACAGTAGAGGTTGCCGTGGAAAAAAGGATACGGTTCGACAAGGTTTTGCACGGAAGTTGGCGCATGGCGCTTCTGGGTGCGTTGGGCGGTTACATCTTCCTGGTCTACTTCTACGTTTCCGACTGGGTCGCCACCGGTACACTCCAGGGCTGGAATCCTATCGTCAACGGCTTCTGGGGCGTTCTGCGGAACCTTTCCGCCGCGCTCTTCTTCTACCCGGCGGTCGGCCTCGCCGTCAACCTCGTCCTCGGCGCTCTGATGACGCTCGTTACCGGCCTCATCGGCCTCGACGAGAAAAATCGGCGTCGAGTCGGCGTGATCGCGGTGGGCGTCGTCGCCTTCGCCGTTCTGGGCCTGCCCGTATTTTGGGAACGGGACCACCTTCAGTGTATTTTCACCGTCGGTTACGTCGTCAATCTGGCGATGGGAGCCGGCTTCGTTTATTTCGCACTGCGACTGCCCGAGCTCGTAGAGGGTATTTCCCGGTGGGCCGGTTGGGTCCTGGCCACCTCGGCAGTCCTCTGGTTCGCCTTCTGCTTTATCTTTCCTTCCACCTTCTTCCCGGCGGATCGCGATAACCGCACACCGCCCGGCCCCAATGTGGTCGTCTTCCTCTCCGACGCCCTCCGGGCCGACGTCAGTTCGCTCTACGGAGGCGCCGTACCGATGCCCAACCTGGAGCGGCTCGCCGCCCGCGGGGTCACCTTCGACCGCTGCTTCGCCCCCTCGAGCTGGACCATCCCCGGTGTCGTCGCGCTCTTCACCGGCCTGGCGCCCGAGGTGAGCGGGATGGATTCCGTCGGAGCATTCCCCCCGAGTCTGCCCTACCTGCCCGAGCAGCTCTCCCGCCGCGGCTACCGCACGTGGTGCATGATGGCCAACCCCCTGTTGACGCCGGAACTGGGCATCAGCAGGGGTTTCGACCACTACGGCCTCCAAACTTTGTACTTTTACGGGCAGGGCTTCCTGGAGCACGGTCGGTCCCTCTACGATTCGGCCGCCTTCGGATTGAATCGTATTCTGTGTGCGCTCGACTATGAGCGCCTGACCAACCTGGGTTTCGAGGCCTCCCTGGACTTGCTCCGCTCGCTCGATTCGCGGGGCGGAGACTTCGTCTACCTCCACCTATACGACCCCCATGCGCCCTACCGCCCCCCGAAGCGTTTCCTGCCGAAGGATGGTTACGAGGGTCCGTACGCTGAGAACAGCGGGGACTTCCTCGATCACAGGGACGAGCTGACCGAAGAGGACGTGGCGCGGCTCAAGCAACTGTACGAGGCCGAGGTGCGGATGGTGGACGAGGTCCTGGGCCGGGCGTTGGATGTCCTCGACGACCGGGGCTCGTGGGAAAACACGGTCTTCATCTTCCTGGCCGACCACGGGGAGGAGTTCGCCGAACACGGCATGATCGAGCACTTCAACGTCAACCTGCAACACGAACTTACCCACGTACCCCTGGTCATTTACTGGCCCGGCAGGTTCGAGGGCGGGGGACACTTCACCCGACCGGTGGGGCTGGCCGACGTCTACGCTACTCTCGCCAACGGCTTAGGGGTCGCGTACGACGAGACGACGATCAACGGCCGATCGCTCATCACCTCTTCTTTCGAGGAACGGCCCGTCTTCGCCCAGCGATGTATGAACGAGGAGGACGAACACGTCCGCTCCGACTTCGTCGTCCGCGATGAAGCCGCGCTCTTCGTGAACTATGATGACGACATTGAGGAGCTCTACCTGGACTACTACTCAAACCGGGAGAATGTGGCCGATGATAACCCGGATCTGGTGGCCGAACTCAAGGCGCTCATCAGCGGATGGCATGAGCGCAACGCGGAATTGATCGAACACTACGGGACGGGGGGCGACGTGGGGCCGGTGGATCCGGAACACTTGGAGCAGTTGCGGGCGGTGGGGTACATCCAATGAGGGGCTCACTCCGGGAGGCTGCCCGGGATGCCGTCGGAGACGTAGAGGCCTTCGTGGTTCGCCAGCCAGCGCGGGGTGTGGCCGTTGCCGCCCTCGCGCGTGTGCATCTCGATGCGGGGCATTGAGAGGCGCTGCTGCAGGAAGGTCGGGTCGGCGGGGCTGGGCGCCGGGTTGTCCCAAGTCACGAAGGCGAGGTCCATCCGATAGTCCACCCCGTCGAAGCTGCCGGCCTCGACGGCCTCGAAGCTCCCGGGTTCCCTGGGCGTCCGGCCGTAGGGGTAGGCGAAGAAGCGGACACGCCCCTCGAGCTCGGGGCACAGGTCGTAGAGCGCCGCCTGGCAGAGGCCGATCTGCCGCCGCACCTGGTAAGAATCACAGTGGCGCAGGTTCACGTGGTCCGAGGTGTGGTTGCCGACCTCGTAACCGTTCTCCACGAGCCACAGGAGCTTCTCCCCCGCCGTGGCCGCGTCGCCGAAGGGGACGACCCACACGCCGGCGTTGAGGAAGAATAGCGCGGTGTGCCCGAAGTCGGGGTGCTCCCGGGCGAAACCCTCGATGACGCCCACGGCGCAGTCGGGGTCTATCGAGCCGTCCGGGAGGAGGCGGAAGTTATCGGGAAAACCGTCGTCGAAGGTGAGGATGAGCGGCTTGCGACCGGCGGGGACCAGGAACGCGTCCTCGTAGTAATCCGAGAGCGAGATAAGGACGAAGCCCGCCTCGTAGAGCTGGAGGAGCTGGTTAAAAAAAACCGCCGGCGGCACGTTGTAGATCGTGTCCAGCGCGGCGGAGACGTGGTGGTACATGAGGATGGGGACACCCCCGGACTCGTCGGGCTCGCAGGTAAGCGGGGCCTCCGCGGCCGGCGCGGCGGCGACGAGAATCAAAAGAGCGAGGAGCGCGAGGGGCATCGTCCGCCGGGGCTCTGGGGCGCCCCAAGTATAGCTTCCCGGGACGGTCCGGGACAAACCCCCAAAGCTTTACCTCGGGACCCCGGTCCGCTATAATCCCACTCCCGACGTTTCTCCGAACGGGGATTAAAGCGATGCCGGCGGCGATAATCATCTTCTGGGTAGCCTTCGGGGTGATGGCTTTTATCTACTTCGCCTACCCCCTCCTCCTGGCTTTCCTCGCGAAAATCATCCGCCGCCTCCCCAAGGGCGACCCGGATTACCGGCCCACCTTCACCGTCTTCATCCCCTGCCACAACGAGGCGGGCAACATCCGGGCGAAGATCGAAAACATCCTCGCCCTGGATTACCCGGCGGACAAGCTCGAGGTTCTCATCGCCGACGACGGTTCCGGCGACGGCACCGCGGAAGTCGCCCTCGCCTGCCTGGAGGAGAAGGGCATAGTCGAGCCGAGGCCGGGATACCCGTGCTTCAGAATCGAGATTTTTCCCGAGAACCGGGGCAAGACCTACGTGATGAACGCGCTCTCGCCGACCTGCCGGGGCGAGATAATCGTTTACTCCGACGCCAACGTGCGCTTAGAGCGCGACTCGCTGAAGGGTTTTGCGGAGCTCTTCGCCGACCCCGAGGTGGGGTGCGTGGGCGGCGACCTGGTCCAGCGGCCGCCCGAGGGCGAGGAAACCGGCATCGCCTTCGGCAACAGCTTCCTGCGGCGCTTCGAGGACCGGGTCAAGGTGTGGGAGGGGCAGATCAAGACCTGCCTCTTCGTCCAGGGTGGACACATGGCACTGCGGCGTGAGCTTTACCGGCCGTCGCCGCCCGAGGTCTCGCCGGACATGCTCCTCACCGTGGCCGCCTGGGCCCAGGGCAGGCGCACCCTGGAAAACCCGAGGGTCAAGGGCTGGGAGTACACCCAGACCCGGCTGGAGAACGAGTTCAAGCGCGACGTGCGGTTGACCGTGCTGCGGATGAGCGTCTTCCGGTACATCCCTCGCGTCCTGCCGCGCCGGGGGCATTTCTTCTACCACCTGCACGTCTTTTTACGGAAAAAGCTGCGCGAGGCGACACCCTTCGCGGTGCTGGCCATGCTGGGGGCGGGGATCGCAGCGGCCTTCGCCGGGGGGTTCTACCTCTGGCTGGCCCTGGCCCAGGCGCTTTTCTACCTCCTGGTCCTGGTGGGGTGGATCGGCCGCAACCGGCTGCCGGGGATAATCTGTGCGCCTTTTTTCGCGGTGAACCTCTTCGCGGCGCAGCTCGTCGGGGTGCTGAGGTATTGGACGGGCCGGCGGGCGGTCACCTGGAAGCCGCGCGGCGACTAGGGTTGCCTTGGGGGCGGATTTGGCGGTATAATGCCGCCTGCTGCGGGGCGGTGTCGAGCTTCAAGCTCAATCAATAACGTGGGTTAGTGTAAAGGGTATTGCTCGCGGGAACGGACGAACGAAGTCTAGAAACCTCTCCCCGCGGTACTGTGTCAAGCTTCAAGCTTAAATATACTTCAATCAGTTTACCGGGGTTCGCTCGCGGGAACAGGTAAAAGGAGTCCAGCAACCTCTATCCGCGGAATTGTGTCAAGCTTCAAGCTTGGGGCGGAGTAGCTCAGCCGGTTAGAGCACACGGCTCATATCCGTGGAGTCAAGGGTTCGAGTCCCTTCTCCGCCACCAAACCGAAAGCATCCCCGGAAGGGATGCTTTTTCGACGCGTTCCGCGGGTCAGTACAGCGCCTTGATTTCGCCCCAGGTGCAGTTCTCCACTCCCGGATTGTCCTCGGTTCCGAAGCTCCAAACGATGTCGTGGCGGGTTTCGTTGCCAAACGCGTCGGCCAGGCCGGCGGCCACGG
This genomic interval from bacterium contains the following:
- a CDS encoding polysaccharide deacetylase family protein, which gives rise to MPLALLALLILVAAAPAAEAPLTCEPDESGGVPILMYHHVSAALDTIYNVPPAVFFNQLLQLYEAGFVLISLSDYYEDAFLVPAGRKPLILTFDDGFPDNFRLLPDGSIDPDCAVGVIEGFAREHPDFGHTALFFLNAGVWVVPFGDAATAGEKLLWLVENGYEVGNHTSDHVNLRHCDSYQVRRQIGLCQAALYDLCPELEGRVRFFAYPYGRTPREPGSFEAVEAGSFDGVDYRMDLAFVTWDNPAPSPADPTFLQQRLSMPRIEMHTREGGNGHTPRWLANHEGLYVSDGIPGSLPE
- a CDS encoding glycosyltransferase, whose product is MPAAIIIFWVAFGVMAFIYFAYPLLLAFLAKIIRRLPKGDPDYRPTFTVFIPCHNEAGNIRAKIENILALDYPADKLEVLIADDGSGDGTAEVALACLEEKGIVEPRPGYPCFRIEIFPENRGKTYVMNALSPTCRGEIIVYSDANVRLERDSLKGFAELFADPEVGCVGGDLVQRPPEGEETGIAFGNSFLRRFEDRVKVWEGQIKTCLFVQGGHMALRRELYRPSPPEVSPDMLLTVAAWAQGRRTLENPRVKGWEYTQTRLENEFKRDVRLTVLRMSVFRYIPRVLPRRGHFFYHLHVFLRKKLREATPFAVLAMLGAGIAAAFAGGFYLWLALAQALFYLLVLVGWIGRNRLPGIICAPFFAVNLFAAQLVGVLRYWTGRRAVTWKPRGD
- a CDS encoding sulfatase — encoded protein: MPTPAPKPVFFRETLRLALLGALAAYVHVAFFYVANWVSTGSTPGWEPIVGGFWGVLRNLSAALFFHPALGFVAGLVVGALCTLAAGLLRLDSDRRRTAGVVAVAVTAFAVLGLPWPPSEIFTRNLLAVGYAVKLLLGVGFVWAALRAERVVGAVARIAGFALSGSALLWVLFALVFQGLFTSNETKTAVPPGPNVVLILSDALRADVTSLYGGKVPTPNLERLAARGVTFERCFSTSCWTIPAVTAMFTGLAPEVTGMDSFISRLPRLPYLPERLADAGYRTWAMMGNPLLSPKAGFDRGFDRYLSYDENFYGQGFLGDSGDSIYNEVALAVNRLLTDLDPEGTVALGPRDALEMLRSLDPAGGAFLYVHLFDPHAPYRPPERLLPETGYEGRYEEESLDFRDHADELTGEDLAQLKRLYEGEVRLVDEFLGRALDIADDRGLWENTAFIFLSDHGEEFMEHGGLTHSGVNLQHELTHVPLVVYWPGRLDGGGRVTGTVSLCDLFPTVLDGLGLEGEMEPGDGRSLFEPVPRDRAVFAQRCLDECGRSFDSDFVVRGGVALFVNRTSGVRELYLDYPDHTGNALIGHRELAERMELLLDEWHSENDALSERLGAVRAGGTVDPAQLEKLRSLGYLQ
- a CDS encoding sulfatase-like hydrolase/transferase, with the translated sequence MEKRIRFDKVLHGSWRMALLGALGGYIFLVYFYVSDWVATGTLQGWNPIVNGFWGVLRNLSAALFFYPAVGLAVNLVLGALMTLVTGLIGLDEKNRRRVGVIAVGVVAFAVLGLPVFWERDHLQCIFTVGYVVNLAMGAGFVYFALRLPELVEGISRWAGWVLATSAVLWFAFCFIFPSTFFPADRDNRTPPGPNVVVFLSDALRADVSSLYGGAVPMPNLERLAARGVTFDRCFAPSSWTIPGVVALFTGLAPEVSGMDSVGAFPPSLPYLPEQLSRRGYRTWCMMANPLLTPELGISRGFDHYGLQTLYFYGQGFLEHGRSLYDSAAFGLNRILCALDYERLTNLGFEASLDLLRSLDSRGGDFVYLHLYDPHAPYRPPKRFLPKDGYEGPYAENSGDFLDHRDELTEEDVARLKQLYEAEVRMVDEVLGRALDVLDDRGSWENTVFIFLADHGEEFAEHGMIEHFNVNLQHELTHVPLVIYWPGRFEGGGHFTRPVGLADVYATLANGLGVAYDETTINGRSLITSSFEERPVFAQRCMNEEDEHVRSDFVVRDEAALFVNYDDDIEELYLDYYSNRENVADDNPDLVAELKALISGWHERNAELIEHYGTGGDVGPVDPEHLEQLRAVGYIQ